One stretch of Variovorax sp. TBS-050B DNA includes these proteins:
- a CDS encoding phosphatase PAP2 family protein, whose translation MHALNLTLFDALAAGFSPSPAWLRFASAIAVGSSWACAAALAWIGWRRAPERLHLLAAVAAGGAASLISHEVAAAIGMPRPFVLGLSPPHVPHGVRAGLPSTHASVMFTMAFVLLGRRPLRDAGLLMLGAALLTGWARIHVGIHFPLDIAAGALLAATLATGLLGLRLLLARGAPQLAGMGAAALRLFAGSAAAPCVVLVFAAAAAWIGLRLPHAPVLLEENGPIELGTMQLYLAAALCFLLVRVRALSRLDRSAICAVLLALAAREADWHLAPSGAKAAWAVFAASAAAAAWLAARAWAQRPALGIWLRRCPEAATWLTFLVVVSTAVMLDQMPAPPATGATLRAHVALSFEEVLELVLPVLALLAVLQARLGAGRGV comes from the coding sequence ATGCATGCGCTGAATCTCACCCTCTTCGACGCGCTGGCCGCGGGCTTCTCGCCGTCGCCGGCGTGGCTGCGGTTCGCCTCGGCGATCGCCGTGGGATCGTCGTGGGCCTGCGCCGCGGCGCTCGCCTGGATCGGCTGGCGCCGCGCGCCGGAGCGCCTCCATCTCCTTGCGGCGGTCGCAGCCGGCGGGGCCGCCTCGCTGATCTCGCACGAGGTCGCGGCCGCCATCGGCATGCCGCGGCCCTTCGTCCTCGGACTCAGCCCGCCGCACGTGCCGCACGGCGTGCGCGCGGGGCTTCCGAGCACGCATGCCTCGGTGATGTTCACTATGGCCTTCGTGCTCCTGGGGCGGCGTCCGCTGCGCGACGCCGGCCTTCTGATGCTGGGCGCGGCCTTGCTCACCGGGTGGGCGCGCATCCATGTCGGCATTCACTTTCCGCTCGACATCGCGGCCGGCGCGCTGCTGGCGGCGACGCTCGCCACCGGGCTGCTCGGCCTGCGGCTACTGCTGGCGCGGGGCGCGCCGCAGCTCGCGGGCATGGGGGCCGCGGCGCTGCGGCTGTTCGCGGGCAGCGCGGCGGCACCGTGCGTGGTGCTGGTCTTCGCGGCGGCAGCGGCCTGGATCGGGCTGCGCCTGCCGCATGCGCCCGTGCTGCTGGAAGAGAACGGCCCGATCGAGCTCGGAACGATGCAGCTCTACCTCGCCGCGGCGCTCTGCTTCCTGCTGGTCCGCGTGCGCGCGCTCTCGCGCCTCGACCGCAGTGCCATCTGCGCCGTGCTGCTCGCCTTGGCCGCGCGCGAAGCCGACTGGCACCTGGCGCCTTCGGGCGCCAAAGCCGCCTGGGCGGTGTTCGCGGCCTCCGCCGCCGCTGCCGCCTGGCTCGCGGCGCGCGCCTGGGCGCAACGGCCGGCGCTGGGCATCTGGCTGCGGCGATGCCCCGAAGCCGCGACCTGGCTGACCTTTCTCGTGGTGGTGAGCACGGCGGTGATGCTCGACCAGATGCCGGCACCGCCCGCGACCGGTGCAACGCTGCGCGCCCATGTGGCGCTGAGCTTCGAGGAAGTGCTGGAGCTGGTGCTGCCGGTGCTGGCGCTCTTGGCCGTGTTGCAGGCGAGGCTGGGGGCGGGCCGCGGAGTCTGA
- a CDS encoding YSC84-related protein, protein MPSIHFRSLAIACAVAVGGFAVVGCTTTRPDNQASATSSRASIDAQVDAALSKLYSNVKGSREMVAASSGVLVFPAVVGASMGVGAEYGRGALRMNGRTQAYYSTTAGSVGFQAGAQSKAVIYVFNTPAALDKFRNSKGWTAGADATVAAATIGANGSIDTNTIRQPVVGFVLTNVGLEAGVSLSGAKITEIRL, encoded by the coding sequence ATGCCATCCATTCATTTCCGCAGCCTCGCCATCGCATGCGCCGTCGCAGTCGGCGGCTTCGCGGTCGTGGGCTGCACCACCACGCGGCCCGACAACCAGGCGAGCGCCACGTCGTCGCGCGCGTCGATCGATGCGCAGGTCGATGCCGCACTGTCCAAGCTGTACAGCAACGTCAAGGGCTCGCGCGAGATGGTCGCCGCGTCGAGCGGGGTGCTGGTGTTCCCGGCCGTGGTCGGCGCGAGCATGGGCGTCGGCGCCGAATACGGCCGCGGCGCGCTGCGCATGAACGGTCGCACCCAGGCCTACTACAGCACCACTGCGGGCTCGGTCGGCTTCCAGGCCGGCGCGCAGTCGAAGGCGGTGATCTACGTGTTCAACACGCCGGCCGCGCTCGACAAGTTCCGCAACAGCAAGGGCTGGACCGCGGGCGCCGACGCCACCGTGGCGGCGGCCACAATCGGCGCGAACGGCAGCATCGACACCAACACGATCCGCCAGCCGGTGGTGGGCTTCGTGCTCACCAACGTGGGCCTGGAGGCGGGCGTCTCGCTCTCGGGCGCGAAGATCACCGAAATCCGGCTCTGA
- a CDS encoding plasmid replication/partition related protein: MNIVVNEELKAYIDPLTPEEYEALERSILAEGCRDALVLWGDVLVDGHNRYGICQKHGLPFQTVQNTRFQTIEDVHLWMIDQHLGRRSISDFLRGVLALRKKDIVDNRRARTMTEAAPRDDDPPFDVDTPSAAEPGAALPPPAPLNSREAIARAARLSSNQVVMIEKIQKQAAPELVAAVKSGVISINTAAAVATLPAEQQVSAANAGKDELRQAAKRVREAKRKPRDAQAEAADAGDQPQEADALAALEQRVAELTAENEALRRQVAELQAQLATA; encoded by the coding sequence ATGAACATCGTCGTCAACGAAGAACTCAAGGCCTACATCGATCCATTGACGCCGGAGGAATACGAGGCGCTGGAGCGCAGCATCCTCGCCGAAGGCTGCCGCGACGCGCTGGTGCTCTGGGGCGACGTGCTGGTGGACGGCCACAACCGCTACGGCATCTGCCAGAAGCACGGGCTGCCGTTCCAGACGGTGCAGAACACGCGCTTCCAGACCATCGAGGACGTGCACCTCTGGATGATCGACCAGCACCTGGGCCGGCGCAGCATCTCCGACTTCCTGCGCGGCGTGCTGGCGCTGCGCAAGAAGGACATCGTCGACAACCGCCGCGCGCGCACGATGACGGAGGCGGCGCCGCGCGACGACGATCCGCCCTTCGACGTCGACACGCCCTCCGCGGCCGAGCCGGGCGCCGCCCTGCCCCCGCCCGCGCCGCTCAACAGCCGCGAAGCCATTGCGCGCGCGGCACGCCTGAGCAGCAACCAGGTGGTGATGATCGAGAAGATCCAGAAGCAGGCCGCGCCCGAGCTGGTGGCCGCGGTGAAGTCGGGCGTGATCTCGATCAACACCGCGGCCGCCGTGGCCACGCTGCCGGCCGAGCAGCAGGTGTCGGCGGCCAACGCCGGCAAGGACGAGCTCAGGCAGGCCGCGAAACGCGTGCGCGAGGCGAAGCGCAAGCCGCGCGATGCGCAGGCGGAAGCCGCCGACGCCGGCGATCAGCCGCAGGAGGCCGACGCGCTCGCCGCACTGGAACAGCGCGTGGCCGAACTCACGGCCGAGAACGAAGCGCTGCGCCGGCAGGTGGCGGAACTGCAGGCGCAGCTCGCCACCGCTTGA
- a CDS encoding sigma-70 family RNA polymerase sigma factor, with amino-acid sequence MRREPIDMALHLPEPSLAEVFIANRPQLLRVARKIVRTAELADDVLQDAYLRIVDGASVRKAERPIGYCCQVVRNVALDCCRRHTVEANYRSFDVDVEALDVAGPPSPDRLMRERQAIHAIDRVLAGLPARTRLVFELYRLEGLTQREIAQRLGCALGLVNGLIAEAAQAIKACGRLLDDDD; translated from the coding sequence ATGAGGCGGGAGCCGATCGACATGGCCCTGCATCTGCCCGAGCCTTCGCTGGCCGAGGTCTTCATCGCCAACCGTCCGCAGCTGCTGCGCGTGGCGCGCAAGATCGTGCGCACCGCGGAGCTGGCCGACGACGTGCTGCAGGACGCCTACCTGCGCATCGTCGACGGCGCGAGCGTGCGCAAGGCCGAGCGGCCGATCGGCTATTGCTGCCAGGTGGTGCGCAACGTGGCGCTCGACTGCTGTCGCCGCCACACCGTCGAGGCCAACTACCGCAGCTTCGACGTGGACGTGGAGGCGCTCGACGTCGCCGGGCCGCCTTCGCCCGACCGCCTGATGCGCGAGCGGCAGGCTATCCATGCGATCGACCGGGTGCTCGCCGGACTGCCCGCGCGCACGCGGCTCGTGTTCGAGCTCTACCGGCTCGAAGGGCTCACGCAGCGCGAGATCGCACAGCGCCTGGGCTGTGCGCTTGGGCTCGTGAACGGCCTCATCGCCGAGGCCGCGCAGGCCATCAAGGCCTGCGGCCGGCTGCTCGACGACGACGATTGA
- a CDS encoding DUF4880 domain-containing protein, translating to MTQDEQDDPIWSTAWQWVQREYDRERFDAAAQKEMTAWLVADPRHRKAYDRAARLWLLAGIVPPAAAE from the coding sequence ATGACTCAGGACGAACAGGACGACCCCATCTGGAGCACCGCATGGCAATGGGTGCAGCGCGAATACGACCGCGAGCGCTTCGACGCGGCTGCGCAGAAGGAGATGACGGCCTGGCTCGTGGCCGATCCGCGCCATCGCAAGGCCTACGACCGCGCCGCGAGGCTCTGGCTGCTCGCCGGCATCGTGCCGCCCGCCGCGGCCGAATGA
- a CDS encoding MbtH family NRPS accessory protein, whose protein sequence is MSTSCFDREDETFIVLVNHEDQYSIWPHWKAVPKGWTAVEGVKGDKKTVLAHVEQAWTDMRPRSLREWMAQQEQRPATHTAAG, encoded by the coding sequence ATGTCGACGAGCTGCTTCGATCGCGAAGACGAGACCTTCATCGTTCTGGTCAATCACGAAGACCAGTACTCCATCTGGCCCCACTGGAAGGCCGTGCCCAAGGGCTGGACCGCGGTCGAAGGCGTGAAGGGCGACAAGAAGACGGTGCTCGCCCACGTCGAGCAGGCGTGGACCGACATGCGGCCGCGCTCGCTGCGTGAGTGGATGGCGCAGCAGGAACAGCGCCCCGCGACCCACACCGCCGCCGGCTGA
- a CDS encoding alpha/beta fold hydrolase yields the protein MEPSVSLLCLPCAGASATMYLRWRRLLPQWVRVVPVELPGRGGRLAERLEPDFDALVARLCIEQAEAMRGRFALFGHSMGALLAYGVACRLRSAGRPLPLALLAAGSPAPSQRDPARFAGKDDDASLVADLRRQGGTPDAVFASPELLRITLDVLAADYRVCAGFRHRGETPLPMPLHVFAGRDDDIAAARMQAWSAEAGGEFSLDWFDGGHFFLRQQETGFLAALTRRLGQAMACGDADAAHRALA from the coding sequence GTGGAGCCGAGCGTCTCGCTGCTGTGCCTGCCCTGCGCCGGCGCCAGCGCCACGATGTACCTGCGCTGGCGCCGCCTGCTGCCGCAGTGGGTCCGCGTCGTGCCGGTGGAACTGCCCGGCCGCGGCGGCCGGCTCGCCGAGCGGCTGGAGCCCGACTTCGATGCGCTCGTCGCCCGCCTCTGCATCGAGCAGGCCGAGGCGATGCGCGGCCGCTTCGCGCTCTTCGGCCACAGCATGGGCGCCTTGCTCGCCTACGGCGTCGCCTGCCGGCTGCGTTCGGCCGGCCGGCCGCTGCCGCTCGCGCTGCTGGCCGCGGGCAGCCCCGCGCCCTCGCAGCGCGATCCGGCGCGCTTCGCCGGCAAGGACGACGACGCATCGCTCGTCGCCGACCTGCGCCGGCAGGGCGGCACGCCCGACGCGGTGTTCGCGAGTCCCGAGCTGCTGCGCATCACGCTCGACGTGCTCGCGGCCGACTACCGCGTCTGCGCGGGCTTCCGCCACCGCGGCGAAACGCCGCTCCCGATGCCGCTGCACGTCTTCGCGGGCCGCGACGACGACATCGCCGCCGCGCGCATGCAGGCATGGTCGGCGGAGGCCGGCGGCGAGTTCTCGCTCGACTGGTTCGACGGCGGCCATTTCTTCCTGCGCCAGCAGGAGACCGGCTTCCTGGCGGCGCTGACTCGGCGCCTCGGCCAGGCCATGGCCTGCGGCGACGCCGATGCTGCCCACCGTGCGCTGGCCTGA
- a CDS encoding 4'-phosphopantetheinyl transferase superfamily protein, which translates to MLPTVRWPESTLPPGIEVHRLDLDTAAEDASARRWLAPAECARADRFARTADRVRFTAARAALRRLLAERIGCAPADVPIAVGPHGKPFLDLGGDAPSFNVSHSGDHALIAIGDPERVDAVGIDIEQRRGDIDAEAVLAIAFTAHECRAVREAADPLRALYDRWAAKEAVLKAIGTGVARHLPSTAIHAGAEGRFALECAVPGWIRLQVQALAAPPGYAAALAWRAAKEST; encoded by the coding sequence ATGCTGCCCACCGTGCGCTGGCCTGAATCCACGCTGCCGCCGGGCATCGAGGTGCATCGCCTCGACCTCGACACCGCGGCCGAGGATGCCTCGGCGCGCCGATGGCTCGCGCCCGCCGAATGCGCCCGCGCCGACAGGTTCGCCAGGACCGCCGACCGCGTGCGCTTCACGGCCGCGCGCGCGGCGCTGCGCCGCCTGCTCGCCGAGCGCATCGGCTGTGCGCCCGCCGACGTGCCGATCGCCGTTGGTCCGCACGGCAAGCCCTTCCTCGACCTGGGCGGCGATGCACCGTCCTTCAACGTCTCGCACTCGGGCGACCACGCCCTGATCGCGATCGGCGATCCGGAGCGCGTGGATGCGGTGGGCATCGACATCGAGCAGCGCCGTGGCGACATCGATGCCGAGGCCGTTCTCGCGATCGCCTTCACCGCGCACGAATGCCGCGCCGTGCGCGAGGCCGCGGACCCGCTGCGGGCGCTCTACGACCGCTGGGCCGCGAAGGAGGCCGTGCTCAAGGCCATCGGCACCGGCGTGGCCCGGCACCTGCCATCCACCGCCATCCATGCCGGCGCCGAAGGGCGGTTCGCCCTCGAATGCGCCGTGCCCGGATGGATACGTCTTCAAGTCCAGGCGCTCGCCGCGCCGCCCGGCTACGCCGCCGCGCTCGCCTGGCGTGCCGCAAAGGAATCGACATGA
- a CDS encoding non-ribosomal peptide synthetase encodes MTAMPPPAHLPPKNFVAHLRALARARADETWLTVAGMADGAYREEPISYGALERRVRALAARLQQRFAPGERALIMLDNGDHYVVGMLACFYCGVIAVPVFPPESMRPQHLARLTGIADDSQARCVLTSTAIAQAIGEGAGQFGAAEFIAVDAVDAALAEAWVPFDPADGDVAFLQYTSGSTSAPKGVMVTHGSLMANEAAMQHCMDVRPADSFVSWAPLYHDMGLIGGMLLPLYAGIPLVLTSPGYFLERPVRWLELISRHRATHSGGPDFSFRLCLERVNDARLAQLDLSSWRVAYTGAEPVREDTERAFIARFAAAGFDARAAYPCYGLAEGTLFVTGGTVGSGMVAQSFAADDLARGIGTRAEGGTLLVGCGRPAPGHRVEIVDVATLSPAAPGRIGEIWAQGPSVCAGYWGKARESRETFVEQGGGRWLRTGDLGFMHEGQLYVTGRIKDLIIVRGHNIYPQDVERLIEAEVDAVRKSRVAVFSVERPGGEGIGVAAEVSRSMQKLVPPQALVDALGAAVSEMFGEPLSVVVLLNPGGLPKTTSGKLQRSACRAGWRDGTADAYAVWQFGGFVRGGPAEAVAEARLDEVEEAVAGIWRAVWRHGIDSPVGPDTHFFNRGGSSLTATQAAARIGARWQIDFAPRMLFEKPRLRECAAWIRQLQAQGARRPQEAAIPVRAAEHRLLPMPLSHAQERQWFLWQIDPASAAYHVSGALRLTGALQADALRAALDVLVARHESLRTVFGATADGVAQWVRPAAAVPFTQADLRGADARRVDEAARHLKAEPFDLTQGPLLRAGLIRTGEDSHLLVVVMHHIVSDGASMQLLIDELAAAYAAQLGAASAPVPAPRLQYADYAGWQRAWLAAGEGERQLAWWRSQLGDAQAVLELRTDHPRRPEGGYSAARHAFELPAGLLDGLRACADRHGATLFMALLAGFQTLLHRATGQEDIRIGVPIANRQRIELEGVVGLFVNTLVLRNAVHGRLGASRVLAQAREAVLGAQAHQDVPFEQVVQMLQPERSLSHTPLFQVMFNHLFEDYRALAALPGLAVERHALPDLGAQFELTLEARERPEGALSLAFIYAAELFEPETIARMAGHYVAVLQALVAAPEQPVGAIALLGAPEQSQLDAWGVNPQREPVDEPVHRTIARQARLRPKATALCLADRTLSRADLEARANRLAHRLIALGIQPEQRVGIAMERSLELVVAILAVLKAGAAYVPLDPDYPAERLAYIAEDSGLALLLVHQPTRDSLSTAIATLDLDRLDLASEPDTDPQVPLHGEHLAYVIYTSGSTGRPKGAAIRHAALASCMAWMQRTYGLAADDAVLHKAPFGFDVSCWEIFWPLTAGARLVVAQPGDQRDPARIVELIRRHQVTTLNFVPAMLQAFLAHEGIEAHTRLRHIICGGEAMPAETQRETLQRLQGATLQNLYGPTETTIHVTQWTCRDDGQPLVPIGRPISHTSAHVLDAELNRVPRGVAGELYLGGVSLARGYLNRAGLTAERFVADPFDAEGGGGRLYRTGDLVRWNLEGQIEYLGRIDHQVKIRGLRIELGEIEAQLLAQPEVREAVVVAQEAPTGARLVAYLAPHAGQAIDTQALRERLAKRLPDYMVPRACVVLDALPLNANGKVDRKALPAPEGGSQQAYEAPQGDVAQAVAAVWSELLQVPRVGLHDNFFDLGGHSLLLIRAHRLLEDRLQVAVPLVQLFKYPTVASLARWLAEAPDAAASAAAAAAAGDDRALRQRAAMLQRRKAAERVH; translated from the coding sequence ATGACTGCAATGCCGCCCCCGGCCCATCTGCCGCCGAAGAACTTCGTGGCGCACCTGCGCGCACTCGCACGTGCGCGCGCCGACGAGACCTGGCTCACCGTCGCCGGCATGGCCGACGGCGCCTACCGCGAGGAGCCGATCAGCTACGGCGCGCTCGAACGCCGCGTGCGCGCGCTCGCCGCGCGGCTGCAGCAGCGCTTCGCGCCCGGCGAGCGCGCGCTGATCATGCTCGACAACGGCGACCACTACGTCGTCGGCATGCTGGCCTGCTTCTACTGCGGCGTGATCGCGGTGCCCGTGTTTCCGCCCGAATCGATGCGGCCCCAGCACCTCGCGCGGCTCACCGGCATCGCCGACGATTCGCAGGCGCGCTGCGTGCTCACCTCGACCGCCATCGCGCAGGCGATCGGCGAGGGCGCCGGCCAGTTCGGTGCGGCCGAGTTCATCGCGGTCGATGCGGTGGATGCCGCGCTCGCCGAGGCATGGGTGCCCTTCGATCCGGCCGACGGCGACGTCGCCTTCCTGCAGTACACCTCCGGCTCCACCTCCGCGCCCAAGGGCGTGATGGTGACGCACGGCAGCCTGATGGCCAACGAGGCGGCGATGCAGCACTGCATGGACGTGCGGCCCGCCGACAGCTTCGTCAGCTGGGCGCCGCTCTACCACGACATGGGCCTGATCGGCGGCATGCTGCTGCCGCTCTACGCGGGCATTCCGCTGGTGCTCACCTCGCCGGGCTACTTTCTCGAGCGGCCGGTGCGCTGGCTCGAGCTGATCTCGCGCCACCGCGCCACGCACAGCGGCGGGCCCGACTTCTCGTTCCGCCTCTGCCTGGAGCGCGTGAACGATGCGCGGCTCGCGCAGCTCGATCTCTCGAGCTGGCGCGTGGCCTACACCGGCGCCGAGCCGGTGCGCGAGGACACCGAGCGCGCGTTCATCGCGCGCTTCGCCGCCGCGGGCTTCGATGCGCGCGCGGCCTATCCCTGCTACGGGCTCGCCGAAGGCACGCTCTTCGTCACCGGCGGCACGGTCGGCAGCGGCATGGTCGCGCAGTCGTTCGCTGCCGACGACCTGGCGCGCGGCATCGGCACCCGCGCCGAGGGCGGCACGCTGCTGGTCGGCTGCGGCCGGCCCGCGCCGGGGCACCGGGTCGAGATCGTCGACGTGGCAACGCTGTCGCCCGCGGCGCCCGGACGGATCGGCGAGATATGGGCCCAGGGCCCGAGCGTCTGCGCGGGCTACTGGGGCAAGGCGCGCGAGAGCCGCGAGACCTTCGTCGAGCAGGGCGGCGGGCGCTGGCTGCGCACCGGCGACCTGGGCTTCATGCACGAGGGCCAGCTCTACGTGACCGGCCGCATCAAGGACCTGATCATCGTGCGCGGCCACAACATCTATCCGCAGGACGTCGAGCGGCTGATCGAGGCCGAGGTCGATGCGGTGCGCAAGAGCCGCGTCGCGGTGTTCTCGGTCGAGAGGCCCGGGGGCGAGGGCATCGGCGTGGCCGCCGAGGTCTCGCGCAGCATGCAGAAGCTGGTACCGCCGCAGGCGCTGGTCGATGCGCTCGGCGCCGCCGTCAGCGAGATGTTCGGCGAGCCGCTGTCGGTGGTGGTGCTGCTCAACCCCGGCGGACTGCCCAAGACCACCAGCGGCAAGCTGCAGCGCAGCGCCTGCCGCGCCGGCTGGCGCGACGGCACGGCCGATGCCTACGCGGTGTGGCAGTTCGGCGGCTTCGTGCGCGGCGGCCCGGCCGAGGCCGTCGCCGAAGCCCGGCTCGACGAGGTCGAAGAAGCGGTGGCCGGGATCTGGCGTGCGGTGTGGCGGCACGGCATCGACAGCCCCGTGGGCCCGGACACCCACTTCTTCAACCGCGGCGGCAGTTCGCTCACGGCCACGCAGGCCGCTGCGCGCATCGGCGCACGCTGGCAGATCGACTTCGCCCCGCGCATGCTGTTCGAGAAGCCGCGCCTGCGCGAATGCGCGGCCTGGATCCGGCAGTTGCAGGCGCAGGGCGCGCGCCGGCCGCAAGAGGCGGCCATTCCCGTGCGCGCCGCCGAGCACCGGCTGCTGCCGATGCCGCTGTCGCACGCGCAGGAACGGCAGTGGTTCCTGTGGCAGATCGATCCCGCGAGCGCCGCCTACCATGTGAGCGGCGCGCTGCGCCTCACGGGCGCGCTGCAGGCCGATGCGCTGCGCGCCGCGCTCGACGTGCTGGTCGCGCGGCACGAATCGCTGCGCACGGTGTTCGGCGCCACGGCCGACGGCGTCGCGCAGTGGGTGCGGCCCGCGGCCGCCGTGCCGTTCACGCAGGCCGACCTGCGCGGTGCGGACGCCCGGCGCGTCGACGAGGCGGCGCGGCATCTCAAGGCCGAGCCCTTCGACCTCACGCAGGGGCCGCTGCTGCGCGCCGGCCTGATCCGCACCGGCGAGGACAGCCATCTGCTGGTGGTGGTGATGCACCACATCGTGTCCGACGGCGCTTCGATGCAGCTGCTGATCGACGAGCTCGCCGCGGCCTATGCGGCGCAGCTGGGCGCGGCCTCCGCGCCGGTGCCCGCACCGCGCCTCCAGTACGCCGACTACGCCGGCTGGCAGCGCGCGTGGCTCGCGGCCGGCGAGGGCGAGCGGCAGCTCGCATGGTGGCGCTCGCAGCTCGGCGATGCGCAGGCGGTGCTCGAACTGCGCACCGACCATCCGCGGCGGCCCGAGGGCGGCTACAGCGCCGCGCGGCATGCCTTCGAACTGCCGGCGGGGCTGCTCGACGGCCTGCGCGCATGCGCGGACCGCCACGGCGCCACGCTCTTCATGGCGCTGCTCGCGGGATTCCAGACGCTGCTGCACCGCGCGACGGGGCAGGAGGATATCCGCATCGGCGTGCCGATCGCGAATCGCCAGCGCATCGAACTCGAAGGCGTGGTCGGCCTCTTCGTCAACACGCTGGTGCTGCGCAACGCGGTCCATGGCCGGCTCGGCGCATCGCGCGTGCTCGCGCAGGCGCGCGAGGCGGTGCTCGGTGCGCAGGCGCACCAGGACGTGCCCTTCGAGCAGGTGGTGCAGATGCTGCAGCCCGAGCGCAGCCTGAGCCACACGCCGCTGTTCCAGGTGATGTTCAACCACCTGTTCGAGGACTACCGCGCACTGGCCGCGCTGCCCGGCCTTGCGGTCGAGCGCCATGCGCTGCCCGATCTCGGGGCGCAGTTCGAACTCACGCTCGAGGCGCGCGAGCGGCCCGAAGGCGCGCTGTCGCTGGCCTTCATCTACGCGGCCGAGCTGTTCGAGCCCGAGACCATCGCGCGCATGGCCGGCCACTACGTCGCGGTGCTGCAGGCGCTGGTCGCGGCGCCCGAGCAGCCCGTGGGCGCGATCGCCTTGCTGGGCGCGCCCGAGCAGTCGCAGCTCGACGCCTGGGGCGTGAACCCGCAGCGCGAGCCCGTCGACGAGCCGGTGCACCGCACCATCGCGCGACAGGCGCGGCTGCGGCCCAAGGCCACGGCGCTGTGCCTCGCCGACCGGACCCTCAGCCGCGCCGACCTCGAAGCCCGCGCCAACCGCCTCGCCCACCGCCTGATCGCCCTCGGCATCCAGCCCGAGCAGCGCGTCGGCATCGCCATGGAAAGGAGCCTCGAACTCGTCGTCGCCATCCTCGCCGTGCTCAAGGCCGGCGCCGCCTACGTGCCGCTCGACCCCGACTACCCCGCCGAGCGCCTCGCCTACATCGCCGAGGACAGCGGCCTCGCACTGCTGCTCGTGCACCAGCCCACGCGCGACAGCCTTTCCACCGCCATCGCCACCCTCGACCTCGACCGCCTCGACCTCGCCAGCGAACCCGACACCGACCCCCAGGTCCCCCTGCACGGCGAACACCTCGCCTACGTCATCTACACCTCCGGCTCCACCGGCCGCCCCAAGGGCGCCGCCATCCGCCATGCCGCGCTCGCGAGCTGCATGGCCTGGATGCAGCGCACCTACGGACTCGCCGCCGACGACGCCGTGCTGCACAAGGCCCCCTTCGGCTTCGACGTCTCCTGCTGGGAGATCTTCTGGCCGCTCACCGCCGGCGCCCGGCTGGTGGTGGCCCAGCCCGGCGACCAGCGCGACCCCGCGCGCATCGTCGAGCTGATCCGGCGCCACCAGGTCACCACCCTCAACTTCGTGCCCGCCATGCTGCAGGCCTTTCTCGCCCACGAGGGCATCGAGGCCCACACCCGGCTGCGCCACATCATCTGCGGCGGCGAGGCCATGCCCGCGGAGACCCAGCGCGAGACCCTGCAACGGCTCCAGGGCGCCACCCTGCAGAACCTCTACGGCCCGACCGAGACCACGATCCACGTCACCCAGTGGACCTGCCGCGACGACGGCCAGCCGCTGGTGCCGATCGGCCGGCCGATCAGCCACACGAGTGCGCATGTGCTCGATGCCGAGCTGAACCGGGTGCCGAGGGGCGTGGCGGGGGAGCTGTACCTGGGTGGCGTGAGCCTGGCGCGTGGGTACCTGAACCGGGCCGGGCTCACGGCGGAGCGCTTCGTGGCCGATCCGTTCGATGCAGAGGGAGGCGGAGGCCGCCTGTACCGCACCGGCGACCTCGTGCGCTGGAACCTGGAAGGCCAGATCGAGTACCTCGGGCGCATCGACCACCAGGTGAAGATCCGGGGGCTTCGCATCGAGCTCGGCGAGATCGAGGCGCAACTGCTCGCGCAGCCCGAGGTGCGCGAGGCGGTGGTGGTGGCGCAGGAGGCGCCCACGGGCGCGCGGCTCGTGGCCTATCTCGCACCGCATGCCGGGCAAGCCATCGACACGCAGGCGCTCCGGGAGCGGCTTGCGAAGCGGCTGCCCGACTACATGGTGCCGCGCGCCTGCGTGGTGCTCGATGCGCTGCCGCTCAATGCCAACGGCAAGGTCGATCGCAAGGCGCTGCCGGCGCCCGAGGGCGGCAGCCAGCAGGCCTACGAGGCGCCGCAGGGCGATGTGGCGCAGGCCGTGGCCGCCGTCTGGTCCGAGCTGCTGCAAGTGCCGCGGGTCGGCCTGCACGACAACTTCTTCGACCTTGGCGGCCATTCGCTGCTGCTGATCCGCGCGCACCGCCTGCTCGAAGACCGGCTGCAGGTGGCGGTCCCGCTGGTGCAGCTGTTCAAGTACCCGACCGTGGCATCGCTCGCGCGCTGGCTCGCCGAGGCGCCCGACGCGGCGGCATCGGCCGCCGCAGCCGCCGCCGCCGGCGACGACCGCGCGCTGCGCCAGCGCGCCGCGATGCTTCAACGCCGCAAGGCGGCAGAAAGAGTGCATTGA